In one window of Frigoriglobus tundricola DNA:
- a CDS encoding PDDEXK nuclease domain-containing protein, whose protein sequence is MAKKKTTPKSPPPAKRLAELPAGYPKLLDELKARIQSAQLKAAVAVHHELVMLYWHIGREILTRQQAEGWGAKVIDRLGHDLQTEFPGASGYSPRNLKYMRAFAEAWPEEEIVQRVVAQIPWGHNITLLEALKAPKQREWYARAAVQYGWSRPVLVHQIETDLYARQGKAITNFDLTLPPPQSDLARAALKDPLTFDFLRLTAEHQERELEAGLLAHIRQFLLELGAGFAFVGQQVPLEVGGEDFTVDLLFYHLKLRAFVVIDLKAVPFKPEFAGKMNFYLSTVDDLLRHPDDQPSIGIVLCKSRNEVVAEYALRDLKKPVGVASYVTRLVETLPAAFRGQLPDPKQLKAALEQAKAIPAPE, encoded by the coding sequence ATGGCCAAGAAGAAAACCACCCCGAAATCCCCTCCGCCGGCGAAACGGCTGGCCGAACTACCGGCCGGATATCCGAAACTGCTCGACGAACTGAAGGCTCGCATCCAGTCGGCCCAGCTCAAGGCGGCCGTGGCCGTTCACCACGAACTGGTCATGCTCTACTGGCACATCGGCCGGGAAATCCTGACCCGGCAGCAGGCTGAGGGATGGGGGGCCAAGGTGATCGACCGCCTCGGTCACGACCTCCAAACCGAATTCCCCGGGGCGAGCGGCTACTCCCCGCGGAACCTGAAGTACATGCGCGCGTTCGCCGAGGCGTGGCCCGAAGAGGAAATTGTGCAACGGGTCGTTGCACAAATCCCCTGGGGGCACAACATCACCCTGTTGGAAGCCCTCAAGGCCCCGAAGCAGCGGGAGTGGTACGCCCGGGCGGCCGTGCAATACGGGTGGTCCCGACCCGTTCTCGTCCACCAGATCGAAACCGACTTGTACGCCCGCCAGGGGAAGGCGATTACCAATTTCGACCTGACCCTCCCGCCGCCGCAATCCGACCTCGCCCGCGCGGCCCTAAAAGACCCCCTCACGTTCGATTTTCTGAGACTGACCGCCGAGCACCAGGAGCGCGAACTGGAGGCCGGGCTGCTCGCCCACATCCGCCAGTTCCTGCTCGAACTCGGAGCCGGCTTCGCCTTCGTCGGCCAGCAGGTGCCGCTCGAAGTCGGCGGGGAAGACTTCACCGTCGATCTGCTCTTCTACCACCTGAAACTTCGGGCGTTTGTGGTTATCGATTTGAAGGCGGTACCCTTCAAGCCGGAGTTCGCGGGCAAGATGAACTTCTACCTCTCGACCGTCGATGATCTGCTTCGGCACCCCGACGACCAGCCGTCGATCGGCATCGTGCTGTGCAAGTCGCGCAACGAGGTGGTGGCCGAGTACGCACTGCGTGACCTGAAGAAGCCGGTCGGGGTGGCGAGCTACGTGACCCGGCTGGTCGAGACCCTGCCCGCCGCGTTCCGCGGCCAACTCCCTGACCCGAAGCAGCTCAAGGCCGCGCTGGAGCAGGCCAAAGCAATACCCGCCCCGGAATGA
- a CDS encoding GP88 family protein, which yields MATLRALLALGNAKLGTAIHHFDLEAVSTCPGRSSLCESVCYARRGRFHVGPVRNRLRWCLRQSRRTDFADRMVSEVRRKGALVVRVHVSGDFYAREYAAQWLSVFRRCHATTFYFYTRSWRVAEVAPVLEQMAGLENVRAWYSADVETGLPEPLPKGVRVAWLQTAADDPVTGDLVFRDRPVRPTPLPGFGLPVVCPSETPVGHRQGVNCGNCGHCWRA from the coding sequence ATGGCTACGTTACGCGCGCTGTTGGCGCTGGGCAACGCCAAACTGGGCACGGCGATTCACCACTTCGATCTTGAAGCGGTCTCGACGTGCCCCGGTCGATCGAGCCTCTGCGAGTCGGTCTGTTACGCCCGTCGCGGACGCTTTCACGTGGGTCCGGTACGGAACCGACTGCGCTGGTGCCTGCGGCAGTCCCGGCGCACGGACTTTGCCGACCGCATGGTCAGCGAGGTGCGGCGCAAGGGGGCTCTGGTGGTTCGGGTTCACGTATCCGGGGATTTCTACGCCCGCGAGTACGCGGCCCAGTGGCTCTCGGTGTTCCGCCGGTGCCACGCGACCACGTTTTACTTCTACACCCGCTCTTGGCGCGTGGCAGAAGTGGCGCCGGTGCTGGAGCAGATGGCGGGACTGGAGAACGTCCGTGCGTGGTATTCGGCGGACGTCGAAACTGGACTGCCCGAACCTCTTCCCAAGGGGGTGCGGGTCGCCTGGCTCCAGACTGCGGCCGACGATCCCGTGACGGGCGACCTTGTGTTCCGGGACCGTCCGGTTCGCCCGACGCCCCTGCCCGGGTTCGGTCTGCCGGTGGTGTGCCCGAGTGAGACCCCGGTCGGTCATCGACAAGGGGTCAACTGCGGCAATTGCGGTCACTGCTGGCGAGCGTGA
- a CDS encoding tetratricopeptide repeat protein — translation MMEPALATTPDPAEEFLACWRTGDRRPVESFLRDRPDLAANLDEVGILVGIEIQARLERKESPSLDEYLVRFPKCTDAVRWAFVVAPSAHARGHVPADPRYLDNKLNESDSSYGKSSDHTVVDEPARRIPGYEILTELGRGAMGVVYKARQINLNRTVALKVILAGGHAGREVQTRFVREAEAVAALDHSGVVQVHDFGTVGGLPYIALEYCTGGTLAARLAGSPLPTRDAAILVEKLTRAVATAHERGIFHRDLKPANVLIAGDGTPKVADFGLAKVVGSDDGATGTGAPIGTPPYMAPEQIRDAKSVGPAADIYGLGAVLYECLTGRPPFRGATVADTFDQVLARPPVAPAQLNPAVPRDLEAVCLKCLEKAPHQRYITAALLAEDLGRFLAGRPTVARPRGIIGRAWRWCVRRPYDVALMVAATLLIVMIGIGGWRVQTTRADRDRRTNDLDRVLDEAEEKLDALRKLPPPVAGQTRDRGGVEATLRKAEGLLAGLPAAPERATRLASLQAALDHESLTDVVVADLRRVRLLTVRSVKGHRIPTTRRSEEYALAFMRLGINPVDSEAAADIVSASSAPTELVSALDDWLLATTLTKKVVHQVPLQKLLDLLTRVDQDPLRREIRTALASADAGRLLELARHPEVIGARPETVCLVASSLVSQGRLEDSIALLRRAHANHQTDILINFKLADYLTDLKKPRNDEALPHYMAALSGWPTNSLIATEMSRCYRMLADKSDDRRDEFRDRASRLTDFAIKLDPENVEALCALAELYDSGGKTEIAEQTVRRALQIDPRSTRSYKLLAVLLNDCQKFAEAESEARAGIAISPAISSLWQVLGDALRGQKQYSAAEAACREAVRLNPNESDNWYSLALVLSDSDKNDEAEKAIRESIRLSPGQGCDHDLLGTILCDLGRLDESVTEYQRAIDLEPTEATYYCNLGQTREQQGRLDKAEVAYRKAIEIDPKYAAPHNNLGILLRRNGDLTGAEAAYRKAIEIDPKYATAHNNLGILLEKSGNLTGAEAAFRKAIEIDPKDAAPHNNLGSLLRRNGDLTGAEAAFRKAIEIDPKYAAPHNNLGSLLERSGDLTGAEAAFRKAIEIDPKDATAHSNLGITLQQSGNLTGAEAAFRKAIEINMNNAEYRRMLERVKRWRAALPRLAPVVDGADPADATEALALANLCGQPFQKRYALAVQLYRKAFELDPTRADDLVWAHRYNAACYAARAGCGDGVDARTLTPEQKIAIRAQALAWLQADLALRRRQAENGGKDRTEFFAKLSHWLIDPDFENVRHPFLSLAVLPTAEVREWQVFWREVRGLRDRTVPPSIAPPPRPGRPVGVRPPL, via the coding sequence ATGATGGAACCGGCCCTCGCTACGACACCCGACCCCGCTGAGGAGTTTCTCGCCTGCTGGCGAACCGGAGACCGGAGACCGGTCGAGTCATTTCTCCGCGATCGCCCCGATTTGGCGGCTAACCTGGACGAAGTTGGCATCCTCGTTGGTATCGAGATCCAAGCCCGACTCGAGCGGAAAGAGTCTCCATCGCTCGACGAGTACCTGGTCCGGTTCCCAAAGTGTACCGATGCAGTCCGCTGGGCCTTTGTTGTCGCGCCCTCGGCTCACGCACGCGGCCATGTGCCTGCCGACCCACGTTATCTCGATAATAAACTAAATGAATCTGATTCTTCTTATGGCAAATCATCTGATCACACCGTCGTAGACGAGCCTGCCAGGAGAATTCCTGGTTACGAAATCCTGACCGAACTCGGCCGGGGCGCGATGGGAGTGGTTTACAAGGCTCGCCAGATCAACTTGAACCGGACCGTCGCCCTGAAGGTCATCCTCGCCGGCGGGCACGCGGGCCGCGAGGTCCAAACCCGGTTCGTTCGGGAGGCCGAAGCGGTCGCTGCTCTGGACCACTCGGGCGTCGTCCAAGTCCACGACTTTGGTACGGTGGGCGGCCTCCCGTACATAGCTCTGGAGTACTGCACGGGCGGGACGTTGGCAGCCCGGCTGGCCGGCTCTCCGCTCCCGACGCGGGATGCAGCCATCTTGGTCGAGAAGTTGACCCGAGCCGTGGCGACGGCGCACGAACGGGGAATTTTTCACCGGGACCTGAAGCCGGCGAACGTCCTGATCGCCGGTGACGGAACGCCGAAGGTGGCCGACTTCGGTCTGGCCAAAGTAGTCGGATCGGACGATGGAGCCACGGGAACGGGGGCACCGATCGGAACACCGCCGTACATGGCCCCGGAACAGATCCGGGACGCGAAATCCGTGGGTCCCGCGGCCGACATCTACGGGCTGGGAGCGGTCCTGTACGAGTGTCTGACTGGGCGTCCACCGTTCCGGGGAGCGACGGTCGCGGACACTTTCGACCAAGTGCTAGCACGCCCGCCGGTCGCACCCGCGCAGCTCAACCCGGCCGTCCCTCGCGATTTGGAAGCGGTTTGCCTGAAATGTTTGGAAAAGGCCCCTCACCAACGTTACATAACCGCCGCCCTCTTGGCCGAGGATCTGGGCCGTTTTCTCGCCGGCCGGCCGACCGTAGCCCGCCCGCGAGGTATCATCGGCCGGGCTTGGCGGTGGTGTGTCCGCCGACCATACGACGTTGCGCTCATGGTAGCGGCCACTCTACTGATCGTTATGATCGGAATCGGGGGCTGGCGCGTGCAGACTACGCGGGCTGATCGGGACCGCCGAACAAACGATTTGGACCGGGTTCTTGATGAGGCCGAGGAAAAACTAGATGCCCTGCGTAAGCTCCCACCGCCCGTTGCCGGACAGACCCGGGACCGGGGGGGAGTTGAGGCTACATTGCGCAAAGCCGAAGGTCTGCTCGCGGGGCTTCCGGCCGCCCCCGAGCGGGCAACCCGGCTGGCCAGTCTTCAAGCCGCGCTCGATCACGAATCGCTGACGGACGTGGTCGTCGCTGACCTCCGGCGGGTCCGATTGCTCACCGTCCGGTCCGTGAAGGGCCACCGGATCCCGACGACTCGGCGGTCGGAGGAGTATGCACTGGCTTTTATGCGTCTCGGAATCAACCCCGTAGATTCCGAGGCTGCGGCCGACATCGTGTCGGCCTCGTCGGCGCCAACCGAATTGGTGTCGGCGCTGGACGATTGGCTTCTTGCTACCACTCTGACTAAAAAAGTGGTTCATCAAGTTCCGCTTCAAAAGTTGTTGGACTTGCTGACGAGGGTGGATCAGGATCCGCTCCGAAGGGAGATTCGGACGGCACTCGCGAGTGCCGACGCCGGCCGCCTCCTCGAATTGGCTCGTCACCCAGAGGTGATCGGAGCTAGACCCGAGACGGTGTGCCTCGTCGCCAGTAGCCTCGTCAGTCAGGGTCGTCTTGAAGACAGCATCGCCTTGCTCCGCCGGGCGCACGCCAATCATCAGACAGACATCTTGATTAACTTTAAACTCGCAGACTATTTGACCGATCTAAAGAAGCCTCGGAATGATGAGGCACTCCCACACTACATGGCGGCCCTTAGCGGCTGGCCAACGAATTCGCTCATTGCGACGGAGATGTCTCGTTGTTACAGAATGTTGGCAGATAAGTCGGACGATCGGCGCGACGAGTTTCGCGATCGGGCATCGCGACTGACCGACTTCGCCATCAAACTGGACCCCGAGAACGTCGAAGCGCTTTGCGCGTTAGCCGAGTTGTACGACAGCGGCGGCAAAACAGAAATCGCAGAACAAACAGTCCGGAGGGCTTTGCAAATCGATCCTCGAAGCACGCGGAGCTATAAATTGCTCGCCGTACTTCTTAACGATTGTCAAAAATTCGCTGAGGCCGAATCGGAAGCTCGGGCGGGGATCGCCATCTCGCCCGCGATCAGTAGCCTGTGGCAGGTTCTTGGTGACGCGCTTCGTGGACAAAAACAATACTCCGCCGCAGAAGCGGCTTGCCGTGAAGCGGTTCGACTCAATCCGAATGAAAGCGATAACTGGTATTCACTAGCGCTAGTGCTTTCAGATTCGGACAAGAATGATGAGGCCGAAAAAGCGATCCGGGAGTCAATCCGCCTTTCCCCCGGACAAGGTTGCGATCACGACTTGCTGGGGACAATTTTATGCGATCTAGGCCGTTTAGATGAATCAGTTACAGAATATCAACGAGCGATCGACTTGGAACCGACCGAGGCTACTTACTATTGCAACCTGGGGCAAACGCGCGAGCAACAGGGGCGATTGGACAAAGCTGAAGTCGCGTACCGGAAGGCCATCGAGATCGACCCCAAGTACGCCGCGCCCCACAACAACCTCGGAATCCTCCTTCGGCGGAACGGAGACCTGACCGGGGCCGAGGCCGCGTACCGGAAGGCCATCGAGATCGACCCGAAGTACGCCACCGCCCACAACAACCTCGGAATCCTCCTTGAGAAGAGCGGAAACCTGACCGGGGCCGAGGCCGCGTTCCGGAAGGCCATCGAGATCGACCCGAAGGACGCCGCGCCCCACAACAACCTCGGAAGCCTCCTTCGGCGGAACGGAGACCTGACCGGGGCCGAGGCCGCGTTCCGGAAGGCCATCGAGATCGACCCGAAGTACGCCGCGCCCCACAACAACCTCGGAAGCCTCCTTGAGCGGAGCGGAGACCTGACCGGGGCCGAGGCCGCGTTCCGGAAGGCCATCGAGATCGACCCGAAGGACGCCACCGCCCACAGCAACCTCGGGATCACCCTTCAGCAGAGCGGAAACCTGACCGGGGCCGAGGCCGCGTTCCGGAAGGCCATCGAGATCAACATGAACAATGCTGAATACCGCCGCATGCTTGAAAGGGTAAAGCGGTGGCGCGCAGCGCTGCCTCGGCTCGCCCCGGTGGTTGACGGGGCAGACCCGGCAGATGCGACTGAAGCCCTTGCCCTTGCCAATCTTTGTGGTCAACCGTTCCAGAAGCGATACGCTCTTGCGGTCCAACTGTACCGCAAGGCGTTCGAACTAGATCCCACCCGAGCAGACGACTTAGTTTGGGCGCACCGCTACAACGCCGCTTGTTATGCCGCTCGGGCAGGGTGTGGGGACGGAGTAGACGCCCGTACTCTCACACCCGAACAGAAAATCGCAATTCGCGCCCAGGCTCTCGCGTGGCTGCAAGCCGATCTGGCCCTGAGGCGACGACAAGCCGAAAATGGAGGCAAAGACCGTACAGAATTTTTCGCCAAACTGTCCCACTGGCTAATCGACCCCGACTTCGAGAATGTCCGACACCCGTTCCTCTCTTTGGCTGTTCTACCCACCGCCGAGGTGCGCGAGTGGCAGGTGTTCTGGAGAGAAGTCCGCGGTCTTCGAGACCGCACCGTGCCACCCTCGATCGCTCCGCCCCCACGACCCGGTCGGCCGGTGGGTGTTCGTCCTCCTTTATAG